A portion of the Hoplias malabaricus isolate fHopMal1 chromosome 1, fHopMal1.hap1, whole genome shotgun sequence genome contains these proteins:
- the mynn gene encoding myoneurin isoform X1 translates to MSLFSHSDSLLERLRKQRERGFLCDCTVVIGEARYKAHHNVLAVFSEYFSTQNLDAGSEDPTLTLDPDMVDGKVFEKLLDYMYTGKLTMDGDEIPNIHKAASYLGIQEVVDLCTQSQNDVKDSPTATRGADPMIPRSPLSPDDYEPLEPIEEVEERERLRAEGEENCEVQDAATSGDESQLSGEQSGQSPEKRTRKQKTHFDERESPVSPRGRGRGRGRPRGRPRLRPFSCGRLDFAATEKSSTTQSAVVSRGTGRPRGRPRKRPLPSETADSTSTEESTTVINDIETECTEIKQPQTTPEPPETANPDEDTEEVDTKVGETTEKDEVKTKSEVENTEDVVVVKRGRGRPRTKPLPSETPDTASPKEVSSPVKDKDGPLRKRGRPRVRPLPSEMSENPEEGEEQDNSPEEMGDEEKVKVVSSYSDTPDGGNNVDDEGPSETSSDVSPYKKVRTSSRKRSLSRKMRESQASNDENDEEDVVEEWAEEEEVKLEQNKLRPICNICGNLFSEMSSLRRHMRIHKGIKPYQCQLCERCFRQGNQLKTHMRIHTGEKPFSCTNCDARFAQKCQLVYHCRMHHGEEKPHKCDVCPAAFATSSNLKIHMRTHSGEKPYECGECGKRFTQASTLMYHKRRHTGEKPYICDTCGMSFAVSSSLISHSRKHTGVTPYICLDCGKPCLTSGELRKHMDIHNGSRRVTCNICGNTLSDIYSLKKHRALKHNAPPEQDVEQPKSEPSHPINIPIDHQGLIARVRSVLAESPEPSFPTDAALATMPSETSMIIHQPDTPMIFQHADGTESQMIIQHADGTGSPMIIQHADGTDTPVIFQHAEAAGAQMISGSPMFIQHGDSSEASVIIQHAESAETPMIIQHADTSETPVFIQHSEGSDQPMFIQHSEASGQQEYILHSEGSGQPMIIQQTDASGQPMIIQHSEGSGQPMFIQHSEGSGQPMIIQHSEGSGQPMIIQHSDATGSPMYIQHDESSETPMLIQHGEGSEQVRYVVEQYEIPGSSEMEHAQIVIVQTID, encoded by the exons ATGAGTCTTTTCTCTCACAGTGACTCCCTTCTGGAAAGGCTGCGAAAGCAGCGGGAAAGAGGCTTCCTCTGCGACTGTACAGTGGTAATAGGAGAAGCTCGATATAAAGCTCACCATAATGTACTAGCTGTCTTCAGTGAATATTTCTCCACTCAGAATTTGGATGCTGGAAGTGAAGATCCCACTTTAACACTGGACCCAGACATGGTGGATGGCAAAGTGTTTGAGAAATTGCTGGATTATATGTATACAGGGAAACTGACAATGGATGG GGATGAGATTCCAAACATTCATAAAGCAGCATCTTACCTTGGCATTCAAGAGGTGGTGGATCTCTGTACTCAATCCCAGAATGATGTCAAAGATAGCCCTACAGCCACAAGGGGTGCAGACCCCATGATTCCACGATCTCCACTGAGCCCAGATGACTATGAGCCGCTGGAACCAATTGAAGAGGTAGAGGAAAGAGAAAGGTTAAGagcagaaggagaagaaaaCTGTGAGGTGCAGGACGCAGCAACTTCAGGTGATGAGTCACAGTTGTCTGGTGAACAATCCGGACAGAGTCCAGAGAAGCGGACCAGGAAGCAAAAGACTCATTTTGATGAGAGAGAAAGCCCAGTTTCCCCAAGAGGAAGAGGACGAGGAAGAGGCAGGCCAAGAGGTCGACCTCGACTGCGGCCCTTCTCTTGTGGTAGGTTGGATTTTGCAGCAACAGAAAAAAGTTCAACTACACAAAGTGCAGTAGTAAGTAGAGGTACTGGAAGGCCTAGAGGTCGTCCACGGAAAAGGCCGCTACCATCTGAAACCGCAGATTCTACTAGCACTGAGGAAAGCACTACAGTAATAAACGATATTGAGACAGAATGCACTGAAATCAAGCAACCACAAACCACGCCCGAGCCACCTGAAACTGCCAACCCAGATGAAGACACAGAGGAAGTGGATACAAAAGTAGGAGAAACTACTGAAAAAGATGAAGTCAAGACAAAGTCAGAAGTGGAGAATACGGAGGACGTTGTGGTTGTTAAACGAGGGAGAGGTCGACCAAGAACAAAGCCGCTGCCGTCTGAGACACCAGATACAGCCAGCCCCAAGGAGGTTTCTTCACCAGTTAAAGATAAAGACGGGCCCTTGCGTAAAAGAGGCAGGCCGCGAGTTAGGCCGCTACCATCAGAAATGTCTGAAAATCCAGAAGAAGGTGAAGAGCAAGACAATTCTCCAGAGGAAATGGGTGATGAAGAGAAAGTCAAGGTAGTGTCATCATACTCTGATACTCCAGATGGTGGAAATAATGTAGATGATGAGGGCCCTAGTGAGACTTCTTCTGACGTCAGCCCCTACAAGAAGGTACGGACTAGCAGTAGGAAGAGGAGCCTGAGCAGAAAGATGAGGGAGAGTCAAGCCAGCAATGATGAAAATGATGAGGAAGATGTTGTTGAGGAATGGGCTGAGGAAGAGGAAGTAAAGCTTGAACAAAATAAACTCCGGCCTATCTGTAACATCTGTGGGAACCTGTTCTCTGAGATGAGCAGCCTGCGCAGACATATGCGCATACACAAGGGCATCAAACCCTATCAGTGCCAGCTTTGTGAACGCTGCTTCAGGCAGGGAAACCAACTCAAGACACATATGCGAATTCACACAG GAGAGAAGCCATTCAGCTGCACCAACTGTGATGCACGCTTTGCCCAGAAATGCCAATTAGTCTATCATTGCCGAATGCATCATGGTGAAGAGAAGCCACACAAGTGTGATGTCTGCCCTGCAGCTTTTGCGACATCCAGTAACCTTAAAATACATATGAG AACACACAGTGGAGAAAAGCCTTATGAATGTGGCGAGTGTGGTAAGCGTTTCACCCAGGCCAGCACCTTGATGTATCATAAACGCCGACATACAGGGGAGAAGCCATATATCTGCGACACATGTGGCATGTCCTTTGCTGTTTCCAGCTCCCTGATCTCACATTCCAGGAAACACACAG GGGTGACTCCATATATCTGCTTGGATTGTGGGAAACCCTGCTTAACATCTGGAGAGCTCAGAAAGCATATGGACATCCACAATG GCTCTAGGAGAGTCACCTGCAATATATGTGGAAATACCCTCTCAGATATTTATAGTCTGAAGAAACATAGAGCTTTAAAACACAATG CTCCACCAGAACAAGATGTTGAGCAACCAAAAAGCGAACCATCACATCCAATCAACATCCCAATTGACCACCAAGGCTTAATAGCCAGAGTGCGGTCTGTTCTAGCGGAATCCCCAGAACCAAGTTTTCCAACAGATGCAGCACTGGCCACAATGCCCTCAGAGACCTCAATGATCATCCATCAGCCAGATACACCAATGATCTTCCAGCATGCCGATGGTACAGAATCACAAATGATCATCCAGCATGCAGATGGTACAGGATCACCAATGATCATTCAACATGCAGATGGTACAGACACTCCAGTAATTTTCCAGCACGCAGAAGCTGCAGGAGCGCAAATGATCTCAGGTTCACCAATGTTCATTCAACACGGAGACTCCTCAGAGGCCTCTGTGATTATTCAGCATGCAGAATCAGCAGAGACACCAATGATAATTCAACATGCTGATACATCTGAGACACCAGTGTTTATCCAGCATTCAGAGGGCTCAGACCAGCCTATGTTCATTCAGCATTCAGAAGCCTCAGGACAGCAAGAGTACATACTGCATTCAGAAGGCTCAGGACAGCCAATGATCATCCAGCAAACAGATGCCTCAGGACAGCCAATGATCATTCAGCATTCAGAGGGCTCAGGACAGCCAATGTTCATTCAGCATTCAGAGGGCTCAGGACAGCCAATGATCATCCAACATTCAGAGGGTTCAGGACAGCCAATGATCATCCAGCATTCAGATGCTACTGGATCACCAATGTACATCCAACATGATGAATCCTCAGAGACCCCAATGCTTATCCAACATGGAGAAGGCTCAGAGCAAGTGAGATATGTGGTAGAGCAGTATGAAATACCAGGATCTTCAGAGATGGAGCATGCTCaaattgtcattgtgcagactATTGATTAA
- the mynn gene encoding myoneurin isoform X2 — protein MSLFSHSDSLLERLRKQRERGFLCDCTVVIGEARYKAHHNVLAVFSEYFSTQNLDAGSEDPTLTLDPDMVDGKVFEKLLDYMYTGKLTMDGDEIPNIHKAASYLGIQEVVDLCTQSQNDVKDSPTATRGADPMIPRSPLSPDDYEPLEPIEEVEERERLRAEGEENCEVQDAATSGDESQLSGEQSGQSPEKRTRKQKTHFDERESPVSPRGRGRGRGRPRGRPRLRPFSCGRLDFAATEKSSTTQSAVVSRGTGRPRGRPRKRPLPSETADSTSTEESTTVINDIETECTEIKQPQTTPEPPETANPDEDTEEVDTKVGETTEKDEVKTKSEVENTEDVVVVKRGRGRPRTKPLPSETPDTASPKEVSSPVKDKDGPLRKRGRPRVRPLPSEMSENPEEGEEQDNSPEEMGDEEKVKVVSSYSDTPDGGNNVDDEGPSETSSDVSPYKKVRTSSRKRSLSRKMRESQASNDENDEEDVVEEWAEEEEVKLEQNKLRPICNICGNLFSEMSSLRRHMRIHKGIKPYQCQLCERCFRQGNQLKTHMRIHTGEKPFSCTNCDARFAQKCQLVYHCRMHHGEEKPHKCDVCPAAFATSSNLKIHMRTHSGEKPYECGECGKRFTQASTLMYHKRRHTGEKPYICDTCGMSFAVSSSLISHSRKHTGVTPYICLDCGKPCLTSGELRKHMDIHNAPPEQDVEQPKSEPSHPINIPIDHQGLIARVRSVLAESPEPSFPTDAALATMPSETSMIIHQPDTPMIFQHADGTESQMIIQHADGTGSPMIIQHADGTDTPVIFQHAEAAGAQMISGSPMFIQHGDSSEASVIIQHAESAETPMIIQHADTSETPVFIQHSEGSDQPMFIQHSEASGQQEYILHSEGSGQPMIIQQTDASGQPMIIQHSEGSGQPMFIQHSEGSGQPMIIQHSEGSGQPMIIQHSDATGSPMYIQHDESSETPMLIQHGEGSEQVRYVVEQYEIPGSSEMEHAQIVIVQTID, from the exons ATGAGTCTTTTCTCTCACAGTGACTCCCTTCTGGAAAGGCTGCGAAAGCAGCGGGAAAGAGGCTTCCTCTGCGACTGTACAGTGGTAATAGGAGAAGCTCGATATAAAGCTCACCATAATGTACTAGCTGTCTTCAGTGAATATTTCTCCACTCAGAATTTGGATGCTGGAAGTGAAGATCCCACTTTAACACTGGACCCAGACATGGTGGATGGCAAAGTGTTTGAGAAATTGCTGGATTATATGTATACAGGGAAACTGACAATGGATGG GGATGAGATTCCAAACATTCATAAAGCAGCATCTTACCTTGGCATTCAAGAGGTGGTGGATCTCTGTACTCAATCCCAGAATGATGTCAAAGATAGCCCTACAGCCACAAGGGGTGCAGACCCCATGATTCCACGATCTCCACTGAGCCCAGATGACTATGAGCCGCTGGAACCAATTGAAGAGGTAGAGGAAAGAGAAAGGTTAAGagcagaaggagaagaaaaCTGTGAGGTGCAGGACGCAGCAACTTCAGGTGATGAGTCACAGTTGTCTGGTGAACAATCCGGACAGAGTCCAGAGAAGCGGACCAGGAAGCAAAAGACTCATTTTGATGAGAGAGAAAGCCCAGTTTCCCCAAGAGGAAGAGGACGAGGAAGAGGCAGGCCAAGAGGTCGACCTCGACTGCGGCCCTTCTCTTGTGGTAGGTTGGATTTTGCAGCAACAGAAAAAAGTTCAACTACACAAAGTGCAGTAGTAAGTAGAGGTACTGGAAGGCCTAGAGGTCGTCCACGGAAAAGGCCGCTACCATCTGAAACCGCAGATTCTACTAGCACTGAGGAAAGCACTACAGTAATAAACGATATTGAGACAGAATGCACTGAAATCAAGCAACCACAAACCACGCCCGAGCCACCTGAAACTGCCAACCCAGATGAAGACACAGAGGAAGTGGATACAAAAGTAGGAGAAACTACTGAAAAAGATGAAGTCAAGACAAAGTCAGAAGTGGAGAATACGGAGGACGTTGTGGTTGTTAAACGAGGGAGAGGTCGACCAAGAACAAAGCCGCTGCCGTCTGAGACACCAGATACAGCCAGCCCCAAGGAGGTTTCTTCACCAGTTAAAGATAAAGACGGGCCCTTGCGTAAAAGAGGCAGGCCGCGAGTTAGGCCGCTACCATCAGAAATGTCTGAAAATCCAGAAGAAGGTGAAGAGCAAGACAATTCTCCAGAGGAAATGGGTGATGAAGAGAAAGTCAAGGTAGTGTCATCATACTCTGATACTCCAGATGGTGGAAATAATGTAGATGATGAGGGCCCTAGTGAGACTTCTTCTGACGTCAGCCCCTACAAGAAGGTACGGACTAGCAGTAGGAAGAGGAGCCTGAGCAGAAAGATGAGGGAGAGTCAAGCCAGCAATGATGAAAATGATGAGGAAGATGTTGTTGAGGAATGGGCTGAGGAAGAGGAAGTAAAGCTTGAACAAAATAAACTCCGGCCTATCTGTAACATCTGTGGGAACCTGTTCTCTGAGATGAGCAGCCTGCGCAGACATATGCGCATACACAAGGGCATCAAACCCTATCAGTGCCAGCTTTGTGAACGCTGCTTCAGGCAGGGAAACCAACTCAAGACACATATGCGAATTCACACAG GAGAGAAGCCATTCAGCTGCACCAACTGTGATGCACGCTTTGCCCAGAAATGCCAATTAGTCTATCATTGCCGAATGCATCATGGTGAAGAGAAGCCACACAAGTGTGATGTCTGCCCTGCAGCTTTTGCGACATCCAGTAACCTTAAAATACATATGAG AACACACAGTGGAGAAAAGCCTTATGAATGTGGCGAGTGTGGTAAGCGTTTCACCCAGGCCAGCACCTTGATGTATCATAAACGCCGACATACAGGGGAGAAGCCATATATCTGCGACACATGTGGCATGTCCTTTGCTGTTTCCAGCTCCCTGATCTCACATTCCAGGAAACACACAG GGGTGACTCCATATATCTGCTTGGATTGTGGGAAACCCTGCTTAACATCTGGAGAGCTCAGAAAGCATATGGACATCCACAATG CTCCACCAGAACAAGATGTTGAGCAACCAAAAAGCGAACCATCACATCCAATCAACATCCCAATTGACCACCAAGGCTTAATAGCCAGAGTGCGGTCTGTTCTAGCGGAATCCCCAGAACCAAGTTTTCCAACAGATGCAGCACTGGCCACAATGCCCTCAGAGACCTCAATGATCATCCATCAGCCAGATACACCAATGATCTTCCAGCATGCCGATGGTACAGAATCACAAATGATCATCCAGCATGCAGATGGTACAGGATCACCAATGATCATTCAACATGCAGATGGTACAGACACTCCAGTAATTTTCCAGCACGCAGAAGCTGCAGGAGCGCAAATGATCTCAGGTTCACCAATGTTCATTCAACACGGAGACTCCTCAGAGGCCTCTGTGATTATTCAGCATGCAGAATCAGCAGAGACACCAATGATAATTCAACATGCTGATACATCTGAGACACCAGTGTTTATCCAGCATTCAGAGGGCTCAGACCAGCCTATGTTCATTCAGCATTCAGAAGCCTCAGGACAGCAAGAGTACATACTGCATTCAGAAGGCTCAGGACAGCCAATGATCATCCAGCAAACAGATGCCTCAGGACAGCCAATGATCATTCAGCATTCAGAGGGCTCAGGACAGCCAATGTTCATTCAGCATTCAGAGGGCTCAGGACAGCCAATGATCATCCAACATTCAGAGGGTTCAGGACAGCCAATGATCATCCAGCATTCAGATGCTACTGGATCACCAATGTACATCCAACATGATGAATCCTCAGAGACCCCAATGCTTATCCAACATGGAGAAGGCTCAGAGCAAGTGAGATATGTGGTAGAGCAGTATGAAATACCAGGATCTTCAGAGATGGAGCATGCTCaaattgtcattgtgcagactATTGATTAA